The following are encoded in a window of Massilia sp. R2A-15 genomic DNA:
- the acpA gene encoding acid phosphatase yields MKLACSALFALAALAALPAHAAKKAPKKLTGLEQIQTVVVLYGENRSFDNLYGSFPGANGIANATAENGLVQRDRDGTVLATLPPVWQKVGVPDPQYPAAMPNAPFQIDAPPINLPLSAKTRDLTHRFYQNQMQINGGKNDMFVAWSDAGALTMGHYDGASLPLWKLAREYTLADNFFMGAFGGSYINHMWLACACTPNFPNAPDKMRAKLDANGRLMVKDDSPASAMAGGPKFQDGVISPDGYTINTVQPSYQPSLAKPAQDDPRLADPADDPLPPQTLKTIGDTLSDKRVTWKWYAGGYNAALKDRKQIYGGEVDFQPHHQPFNYFLRFAPGTKDRAIHLKDGEDMMADIKAGKLPQVTFYKPSGKLNEHPGGANVMEGDIHLADIVAKLKASPQWKHMAIIITYDENGGFWDHVAPPKGDRWGPGSRIPAIIISPYAKKGFVDHTPYDTTSILQFLTHRFKLEPLPGVRTQQGDLTNAFELNKAAR; encoded by the coding sequence ATGAAACTCGCCTGCTCCGCTCTGTTCGCCCTCGCCGCGCTCGCCGCCCTGCCCGCCCACGCCGCCAAGAAGGCGCCCAAGAAGCTGACGGGCCTCGAACAGATCCAGACCGTGGTCGTGCTGTACGGCGAAAACCGCAGCTTCGACAACCTGTACGGCAGCTTCCCGGGCGCCAACGGCATCGCCAACGCCACCGCCGAAAACGGCCTGGTCCAGCGCGACCGCGACGGCACCGTGCTGGCCACCTTGCCGCCGGTGTGGCAGAAGGTGGGCGTACCCGACCCGCAGTATCCGGCCGCGATGCCGAACGCCCCGTTCCAGATCGACGCGCCGCCGATCAACCTGCCGCTGTCGGCCAAGACGCGCGACCTGACCCACCGCTTCTACCAGAACCAGATGCAGATCAACGGCGGCAAGAACGACATGTTCGTGGCCTGGTCCGACGCCGGCGCGCTGACCATGGGCCACTACGACGGCGCGTCGCTGCCGCTGTGGAAACTCGCCCGTGAATACACGCTGGCCGACAATTTCTTCATGGGCGCATTCGGCGGCTCCTACATCAACCACATGTGGCTGGCCTGCGCCTGCACGCCGAATTTCCCCAACGCGCCCGACAAGATGCGCGCCAAGCTGGACGCGAACGGCCGCCTGATGGTCAAGGATGATTCGCCGGCCAGCGCAATGGCCGGCGGGCCGAAGTTCCAGGACGGCGTGATCAGCCCGGACGGCTACACCATCAATACCGTGCAGCCGAGCTATCAGCCGAGCCTGGCGAAGCCGGCCCAGGACGATCCGCGCCTGGCCGACCCGGCCGATGACCCGCTGCCACCGCAGACCCTGAAAACCATCGGCGACACCCTGTCCGACAAGCGCGTGACCTGGAAGTGGTATGCCGGCGGCTACAACGCGGCGCTGAAAGACCGCAAGCAGATCTACGGCGGCGAAGTGGACTTCCAGCCGCACCACCAGCCCTTCAACTATTTCCTGCGCTTTGCGCCAGGCACGAAGGATCGCGCCATCCACCTGAAGGACGGCGAGGACATGATGGCCGACATCAAGGCCGGCAAGCTGCCGCAGGTGACGTTCTACAAGCCGTCCGGCAAGCTCAACGAGCATCCCGGCGGCGCCAACGTGATGGAAGGCGACATCCACCTGGCCGACATCGTAGCGAAGCTGAAGGCGTCGCCGCAGTGGAAGCACATGGCGATCATCATCACCTACGACGAGAACGGCGGATTCTGGGACCACGTGGCGCCGCCGAAGGGCGACCGCTGGGGTCCGGGCTCGCGCATTCCGGCGATCATCATCTCGCCGTATGCCAAGAAAGGCTTCGTCGACCACACCCCGTACGACACCACGTCGATCCTGCAGTTCCTGACGCACCGCTTCAAGCTCGAACCGCTGCCTGGCGTGCGCACCCAGCAAGGCGACCTGACCAATGCGTTCGAACTGAACAAGGCTGCGCGCTGA
- a CDS encoding dienelactone hydrolase family protein has translation MHKIVFGVLFGAMSLAQAASGFVFSAEPGPHGVGLRTVQQYDYSRTYKARIDVLTRQPSSGERARPLQTLIWYPAAKGGAPVHYIDYLRTVATEEDFHRPAAEIDKVTSTSISGIWTTLSAATIRGEEARPMWAVRNARPAAGKFPVVIYAPSFNASAHENVDLCEYLASQGYVVISTAAIGPHGRAMTMDLEGVEAQAGDIEFLVGYAQSLPQADAAHIAVIGYSWGGLANVLAAARDSRISALVSLDGSVRYFPELVRSAKYVSPERLTAPFMYIAARPRSMEEHATRKFDMSSNLLNDIKYADFYKLTMNPMEHSNFSSEFQRFASDGDRGLDEYTREETSLAMSWMARYVAQFLNAYLKNDTAGLAFMANAPAKNGVPAHMLMVDRRASSGLPPTLDTFAAGLGQRGFGHASEVYAEMQKKHPDFKLGDQVLIDWGYQLLRANKVKESIEIFKLATIVDPKSANAFDSLAEAYQQADDKALAIKNYQRSLELDPSNTNAVERLKTLHAGVTKPAAG, from the coding sequence ATGCACAAGATCGTGTTCGGCGTGTTATTCGGCGCCATGTCGCTCGCACAGGCCGCATCGGGTTTCGTCTTTTCCGCCGAGCCCGGCCCGCATGGGGTCGGCTTGCGCACCGTGCAGCAATACGATTATTCGCGCACCTACAAGGCCAGGATCGATGTGCTGACCCGCCAGCCCAGCTCCGGCGAGCGCGCGCGGCCGCTGCAAACGCTGATCTGGTATCCGGCGGCGAAAGGCGGCGCGCCGGTGCACTACATCGACTATCTGCGCACCGTCGCCACCGAAGAAGATTTCCACCGTCCAGCAGCTGAAATCGACAAGGTCACTTCGACCAGTATCTCGGGCATCTGGACCACCTTGAGCGCCGCGACGATCCGGGGCGAAGAAGCCCGGCCGATGTGGGCGGTGCGCAACGCCAGGCCGGCAGCGGGAAAATTCCCCGTAGTGATCTACGCGCCGAGTTTCAATGCGTCGGCGCATGAAAACGTCGACCTGTGCGAATACCTCGCGAGCCAGGGCTATGTGGTGATCTCGACCGCGGCGATCGGGCCGCACGGCCGCGCGATGACGATGGACCTCGAGGGTGTGGAAGCCCAGGCCGGCGATATCGAATTTTTGGTCGGCTACGCGCAATCGCTGCCGCAGGCCGATGCCGCGCACATCGCGGTGATCGGGTACAGCTGGGGCGGCCTGGCGAACGTGCTGGCCGCCGCCAGGGACAGCCGCATTTCGGCACTGGTGAGCCTGGACGGTTCGGTGCGTTATTTCCCGGAACTCGTGCGCTCGGCGAAATATGTCTCGCCCGAGCGGCTGACGGCCCCGTTCATGTACATCGCGGCCCGCCCAAGATCGATGGAAGAACATGCCACCCGCAAGTTCGATATGTCCAGCAACCTGCTGAACGACATCAAATACGCCGACTTCTACAAGCTGACGATGAATCCGATGGAGCACTCGAACTTCAGCTCGGAGTTCCAGCGCTTCGCGTCGGATGGCGACCGGGGCCTGGACGAATACACGCGGGAGGAAACCTCGTTGGCGATGAGCTGGATGGCGCGCTACGTCGCCCAGTTCCTCAACGCCTATTTGAAGAACGATACCGCCGGCCTCGCCTTCATGGCCAACGCGCCCGCCAAAAACGGCGTGCCGGCGCATATGCTGATGGTCGACAGGCGCGCCTCGAGCGGCCTGCCGCCGACGCTCGACACGTTCGCCGCCGGCCTGGGCCAGCGCGGATTCGGCCACGCATCGGAAGTGTACGCCGAGATGCAAAAGAAGCATCCCGATTTCAAGCTGGGCGACCAGGTGCTGATTGACTGGGGCTACCAGTTGCTGAGGGCGAACAAGGTCAAGGAGTCGATCGAGATCTTCAAGCTCGCCACCATCGTCGATCCGAAAAGCGCGAATGCCTTCGACTCACTGGCGGAAGCCTATCAGCAAGCTGACGACAAGGCGCTGGCGATCAAGAATTACCAGCGCTCGCTGGAACTCGATCCGTCCAACACGAATGCGGTGGAGCGCCTGAAGACCCTGCATGCCGGCGTGACCAAACCGGCCGCCGGATAA
- a CDS encoding putative Na+/H+ antiporter: MHTVELAGAILFGCALIHTFAAKGFEVLAHRHPRHAGLLHLLGEVEVVFGFWAFILIIAMALLSGGQAAIAYAESRQYTEPLFVFVVMVVAASRPVLDSVRGLLGWLARLAPMRDEVAQTWLGLALVPLAGSLVTEPAAMTIAALMLAPLVFRPGPPEWLKYGALGVLFVNVSIGGTLTAYAAPPVLMVAGAWGWDSAFMAAQFGWKAALAVAINATGVTFLLRRHLVAAKPAATAPRVPPAIALIHLAFLAAVVLLAHHPVLFLGLFLLFLGYTQAYPRHQDPLILKEGLLVGFFLAGLVVLGGMQQWWLQPLVSSLGPTALFFGALGLTAVTDNAALTYLGSLISGLSAHDRYMLVAGAVAGGGLTVIANAPNPAGVSLLRRGFNDESIGAAGLFLGALAPTIVAAALFLI, translated from the coding sequence ATGCACACAGTCGAACTTGCCGGCGCGATCCTGTTCGGCTGTGCCCTGATCCACACCTTCGCCGCAAAGGGTTTCGAGGTGCTGGCGCACCGCCACCCGCGCCACGCCGGCCTGCTGCACCTTCTCGGCGAGGTCGAGGTGGTGTTCGGCTTCTGGGCCTTCATCCTGATCATCGCGATGGCGCTGCTGTCGGGCGGCCAAGCGGCGATTGCGTACGCCGAGTCGCGCCAGTACACCGAGCCGCTGTTCGTGTTCGTGGTGATGGTGGTGGCGGCTTCGCGCCCGGTGCTGGACAGCGTGCGCGGCCTGCTGGGCTGGCTGGCGCGGCTGGCCCCGATGCGCGACGAGGTGGCGCAGACCTGGCTTGGCCTGGCGCTCGTGCCGCTGGCCGGTTCGCTGGTCACGGAGCCGGCGGCGATGACGATCGCCGCGCTGATGCTGGCGCCTCTGGTCTTTCGGCCCGGCCCTCCGGAGTGGCTCAAGTACGGCGCCCTCGGCGTCCTGTTCGTCAACGTGTCGATCGGCGGCACCCTGACCGCCTACGCCGCGCCGCCGGTGCTGATGGTGGCCGGCGCCTGGGGCTGGGACAGCGCCTTCATGGCCGCGCAGTTCGGCTGGAAGGCGGCGCTGGCGGTCGCCATCAACGCGACCGGCGTTACCTTCCTGCTGCGGCGCCACCTCGTAGCGGCAAAGCCAGCCGCGACCGCGCCGCGCGTGCCGCCCGCAATCGCCCTGATCCACCTCGCCTTCCTTGCCGCCGTCGTGCTGCTCGCGCACCATCCGGTGCTGTTCCTCGGCCTGTTCCTGCTGTTCCTCGGCTACACCCAGGCCTACCCGCGCCACCAGGATCCGCTGATCCTGAAGGAAGGCTTGCTGGTCGGCTTCTTCCTGGCCGGGCTGGTGGTGCTGGGCGGCATGCAGCAATGGTGGCTGCAGCCGCTGGTCTCGAGCCTGGGCCCGACCGCGCTGTTCTTCGGCGCGCTCGGCCTGACCGCGGTGACCGACAACGCCGCGCTCACCTACCTGGGCTCGCTGATTTCCGGCCTGTCCGCCCACGACAGGTATATGCTGGTGGCCGGGGCCGTCGCCGGCGGCGGGCTGACCGTGATCGCGAACGCGCCGAATCCGGCAGGGGTGTCGCTGCTGCGGCGCGGCTTCAACGACGAATCGATCGGCGCGGCCGGCCTGTTCCTGGGCGCGCTTGCGCCGACCATCGTCGCGGCGGCACTTTTCCTCATTTAG
- a CDS encoding DUF86 domain-containing protein: MSDQVLASKTAMIEHCLRRAREEYEKDPTTFLDDITRRDAATLNVLRAWEAAVEMGDYVIGSYGLGEPEDEGHVFTLLREHGWIGDTLAHDLVRVGEFCRAEWDYQAAPLPALVTIVKRGLDDVEAFAQALLTRESNRPPVP, from the coding sequence ATGAGCGACCAGGTACTTGCGAGCAAGACGGCGATGATCGAGCATTGCCTGCGGCGGGCGCGCGAGGAATACGAAAAAGATCCCACCACCTTCCTCGACGACATCACCCGGCGCGACGCGGCCACGCTCAACGTGCTGCGCGCGTGGGAAGCGGCGGTGGAAATGGGCGACTACGTGATCGGCAGCTACGGATTGGGCGAACCTGAAGACGAAGGCCACGTGTTCACGCTGCTGCGCGAGCACGGCTGGATCGGCGACACACTGGCCCACGACCTGGTGCGCGTCGGCGAATTCTGCCGCGCCGAGTGGGACTACCAGGCCGCGCCGCTGCCGGCGCTGGTGACCATCGTCAAGCGCGGGCTGGACGATGTCGAAGCGTTCGCCCAGGCGCTGCTCACGCGCGAGTCAAACCGCCCGCCGGTGCCTTGA
- a CDS encoding PHB depolymerase family esterase gives MVKTANPWLRSVLRATKKQQRSVVRAIGSLLAPPKPKRQAKVRPAGVAATVTPLKARAKRSTPAAAKPASPAPAIGKWLASYLPGISERGTLRRMSYWLYLPDKPPADTGLPLIVMLHGCDQTATLFAEGTRMNQLAEAAGYAVLYPQQAVSTHPHRCWKWYDRATQQGGGDVPMIVGIVNKVMASYPIDRSRIYICGISAGAGMANIVALNHPELFAALGLHSGPSFGAGHSTIGALAVMQHGGGARVDGAIEEVLDKRDAFSPLPTILIQGEDDHVVRPINQVQLARQAMLVNRLPADSPEQVKVKLGTRRGHGYHLRDVYRGRKVMLRVARIAELKHAWSGGDERLSYNSGRGPDASRMMLDFFSRHRRAV, from the coding sequence ATGGTAAAAACAGCTAACCCATGGCTGCGCAGCGTGCTGCGCGCCACTAAGAAGCAGCAGCGTTCGGTTGTCCGCGCCATCGGCAGCCTGCTCGCGCCGCCCAAGCCCAAACGCCAGGCCAAGGTTCGTCCGGCCGGCGTAGCCGCCACCGTCACTCCGCTCAAGGCGCGCGCCAAACGCAGCACCCCGGCCGCCGCCAAGCCGGCGTCGCCGGCTCCCGCCATCGGCAAGTGGCTCGCTTCCTATCTGCCGGGAATATCCGAGCGCGGCACCCTGCGCCGCATGAGCTACTGGCTGTACCTGCCCGACAAGCCGCCCGCCGACACCGGCCTGCCGTTGATCGTCATGCTGCACGGCTGCGACCAGACCGCGACGCTGTTTGCCGAGGGCACGCGCATGAACCAGCTGGCCGAGGCCGCCGGCTACGCGGTGCTGTATCCGCAGCAGGCCGTCAGCACCCATCCCCATCGCTGCTGGAAATGGTACGACCGCGCGACCCAGCAGGGCGGCGGCGACGTGCCGATGATCGTCGGCATCGTCAACAAGGTGATGGCCAGTTACCCGATCGACCGGTCGCGCATTTATATCTGCGGCATTTCGGCCGGCGCGGGCATGGCCAACATCGTCGCGCTGAACCATCCCGAGTTGTTCGCCGCCCTCGGCCTGCATTCGGGGCCGAGTTTCGGCGCCGGCCACAGCACCATCGGGGCGCTGGCGGTGATGCAGCACGGCGGCGGCGCGCGCGTGGACGGGGCGATCGAGGAAGTGCTGGACAAGCGCGACGCGTTTTCGCCCTTGCCGACGATCCTGATCCAGGGCGAGGACGACCACGTGGTGCGGCCGATCAATCAGGTTCAGCTGGCGCGCCAGGCGATGCTGGTCAACCGCCTGCCGGCCGACAGTCCCGAACAGGTAAAGGTGAAGCTCGGTACCCGGCGCGGCCACGGCTACCACTTGCGCGACGTGTACCGCGGCCGCAAGGTGATGCTGCGGGTGGCGCGCATCGCCGAACTGAAGCATGCATGGAGCGGCGGCGACGAGCGGCTGTCGTATAACTCCGGGCGCGGGCCGGATGCGAGCCGGATGATGCTCGATTTCTTTTCAAGGCACCGGCGGGCGGTTTGA
- a CDS encoding PRC-barrel domain-containing protein, with protein sequence MGSDTLIGESVINTEGLSLGDIKEIMLDMRTGQVAYAVLAFGGFFGLGEKLFAVPWQALRLDTVDKCFVLDVDKDKLKSAPGFNSHSWPDMTDVEWVKQVHSFYGADLPGHGTGVPVDGMVGGAVRGAGASSGPAMGETRSDH encoded by the coding sequence ATGGGTTCCGACACCCTGATCGGCGAGAGCGTGATCAACACCGAGGGGCTGAGCCTCGGCGACATCAAGGAAATCATGCTCGACATGCGCACCGGACAAGTGGCGTATGCGGTGCTGGCGTTCGGCGGCTTTTTCGGGCTGGGCGAGAAACTGTTCGCCGTGCCGTGGCAAGCGCTGCGCCTGGATACCGTGGACAAATGCTTCGTGCTCGACGTGGACAAGGACAAACTGAAGTCGGCGCCGGGATTCAATTCGCATTCGTGGCCCGACATGACCGACGTGGAGTGGGTGAAGCAGGTGCACAGTTTCTATGGCGCCGATCTTCCGGGTCACGGCACCGGCGTGCCGGTGGACGGCATGGTGGGAGGCGCGGTGCGCGGGGCCGGCGCCAGCTCGGGGCCGGCGATGGGGGAAACGCGCAGCGATCACTAG
- the hrpA gene encoding ATP-dependent RNA helicase HrpA: MSEQSNKPADAASAANNHRAQRSKAGSGPADLTPSKQAPSRQGQQRQQAKPGSGPADLTPSSRQGGRQQQGKMGSGPRDQTPTQRTPREPRPPRQPAVRTPLPPITFPEDLPVSGRRAEIAKAIAENQVVIVSGETGSGKTTQLPKICLELGRGEKGLIGHTQPRRIAASSTAKRIGVELGSPQGVHVGYKVRFNDTLQPGAWIKLMTDGILLAETQTDPLLKAYDTIIIDEAHERSLNIDFLLGYLKQLLPRRPDLKVIITSATIDAERFARHFGTPDKPAPVIEVSGRLYQVEVRYRPVEREQILTGAPDTGKPLPKAQAAREKRDLMDAVVDAVDELCRLGSGDVLVFLPGEREIRDCAEALRKHHPPHVEILPLFARLSVEEQERVFKIGNARRIVLATNVAETSLTVPGIRYVVDAGLARVKRYSFRNKVEQLQVEPIAQSAANQRAGRCGRVADGVCIRLYEEQDFLQRPKFTEPEILRSSLAAVILRMKSLHLTDVETFPFIEPPQGRAIADGYQLLQEVGAVDEFNQLTPLGNKLARLPLDPRVGRMILAALENACLTEMLIVASALSVQDPRDRPMEHQQAADEAHKKFADEKSEFLTYLKIWRWFEQAIEHKKTNRQLMETCRSSFLSQVRLREWRDVHSQLLTIVKEQGWRLNELPATYENLHTALLTGLLGNIGFKSEDEPGTGYLGARGIKFHIWPGSSLIKKPGKWVMAAELVETTRLYARTIANIQPEWVERVGAHLLKKSWGEPRWEKRAAQVTASERATLYGLVVYSQRRINYGQFNPQEARSIFIQDALVGGDYDTRAPFFAHNHKLVKEIENLEHKSRRLDVLVDDHLIAAFYDKLIPADVVNGAGFEKWHKDATRDNPKLLFLNREELMRHEAAGVTTELFPKTLTVTGIEMALTYHFEPGSVRDGVTMSVPLFALNQLPRERVEWLVPGMLKEKVHLLLKSLPQKLRRHCVPLPDYAARFCERIQDAGKFGRGDLIDAIIADIRAQTSIAVMTTDFKVETLPAHHFMNFKVIDEHGRQLDMGRNLATLQAEFGGQARQSFQKLAEATAVAAPAAPVKGKAAAPAAEAPKATGAHTNITSWTFGELPELLEIVQGKLTLIGFPALVDKGTHCDLEVFDDPTVAARTHRIGLRRLFALQFKEQLKFIEKNIPGMQQMGMQFMAMGSQEELRDQIIAKAIDIACLQDPLPTDAASFNKRRDEGKSRLGLLVNEIARLVSLVLTEFHGLPKKLQGVQAQAAADMQEQLRGLVHKRFVTDTEYAQLSHFPRYLKAINVRIEKLRGDPARDAKLMAEWNGAASQFLRISKTQAGKNTDPRMTDFRWMLEELRVSLFAQELRTPMPVSAKRLQKVWESMQR; encoded by the coding sequence ATGTCAGAACAGAGTAACAAGCCTGCAGATGCCGCTTCGGCCGCCAATAACCATCGTGCGCAGCGGTCAAAGGCGGGGTCAGGTCCGGCGGACCTGACCCCATCGAAGCAGGCGCCGTCCCGTCAGGGTCAGCAACGGCAGCAGGCAAAGCCGGGGTCTGGTCCTGCGGACCTGACCCCATCTTCGCGTCAGGGTGGACGCCAGCAGCAGGGCAAAATGGGGTCAGGTCCGCGGGACCAGACCCCGACCCAGCGGACGCCGCGTGAGCCGCGGCCGCCGCGCCAGCCGGCCGTGCGTACGCCGCTGCCGCCGATCACCTTCCCGGAAGACCTGCCGGTTTCCGGGCGCCGCGCCGAAATCGCCAAAGCGATCGCTGAAAACCAGGTCGTCATCGTCTCCGGCGAAACCGGTTCGGGCAAGACCACCCAGCTGCCCAAGATCTGCCTGGAGCTGGGCCGCGGCGAAAAGGGCCTGATCGGCCACACCCAGCCGCGCCGCATCGCCGCGTCCTCGACCGCCAAGCGGATCGGCGTGGAACTCGGCTCGCCGCAGGGCGTCCACGTCGGCTACAAGGTGCGCTTCAACGACACCTTGCAGCCAGGCGCCTGGATCAAGCTGATGACCGACGGTATCCTGCTGGCCGAAACCCAGACCGATCCGCTGCTCAAGGCCTACGACACCATCATCATCGACGAGGCGCACGAACGCAGCCTGAACATCGACTTCCTGCTCGGCTACCTGAAGCAGCTGCTGCCGCGCCGCCCGGACCTGAAGGTCATCATCACCTCGGCGACCATCGACGCCGAGCGCTTCGCGCGCCATTTCGGCACGCCCGACAAGCCGGCGCCGGTGATCGAAGTGTCGGGCCGCCTGTACCAGGTCGAGGTGCGCTACCGCCCCGTCGAACGCGAGCAGATCCTGACCGGCGCCCCGGATACCGGCAAGCCGCTGCCGAAGGCGCAGGCCGCGCGCGAGAAGCGCGACCTGATGGACGCGGTGGTCGATGCGGTCGATGAACTGTGCCGGCTGGGTTCCGGCGACGTGCTGGTGTTCCTGCCGGGCGAGCGCGAGATTCGCGACTGCGCCGAGGCGCTGCGCAAGCACCACCCGCCGCATGTCGAAATCCTGCCGCTGTTCGCCCGCCTGTCGGTCGAGGAGCAGGAGCGCGTCTTCAAGATCGGCAACGCGCGCCGCATCGTCCTGGCGACCAACGTGGCCGAGACTTCGCTGACCGTGCCGGGCATCCGCTACGTGGTCGACGCGGGCCTGGCGCGCGTGAAGCGCTACAGCTTCCGCAACAAGGTCGAGCAGCTGCAGGTCGAGCCGATCGCGCAGTCGGCGGCGAACCAGCGCGCCGGCCGTTGCGGCCGCGTCGCCGACGGCGTCTGCATCCGCCTGTACGAAGAACAGGACTTCCTGCAGCGGCCGAAGTTCACCGAGCCGGAAATCCTGCGCTCGTCGCTGGCGGCGGTCATCCTGCGCATGAAGTCCCTGCACCTGACCGACGTCGAGACCTTCCCCTTCATCGAGCCGCCGCAAGGCCGCGCGATTGCCGACGGCTACCAGCTGCTGCAGGAAGTGGGCGCGGTCGACGAGTTCAACCAACTGACCCCGCTCGGCAACAAGCTGGCTCGCCTGCCGCTCGACCCGCGCGTGGGCCGCATGATCCTGGCCGCGCTGGAAAACGCCTGCCTGACCGAGATGCTGATCGTCGCGTCGGCGCTGTCGGTGCAGGACCCGCGCGACCGGCCGATGGAGCATCAGCAGGCCGCCGACGAAGCGCACAAGAAGTTCGCCGACGAGAAGTCGGAGTTCCTGACCTACCTGAAGATCTGGCGCTGGTTCGAGCAGGCGATCGAGCACAAGAAAACCAATCGCCAGCTGATGGAAACCTGCCGTTCCAGCTTCCTGTCGCAAGTGCGCCTGCGCGAGTGGCGCGACGTGCATTCGCAGCTGCTCACCATCGTCAAGGAGCAGGGCTGGCGCCTGAACGAGCTGCCGGCCACTTACGAAAACCTGCACACCGCGCTGCTCACGGGCCTCTTGGGGAACATCGGCTTCAAGAGCGAGGATGAGCCGGGCACCGGCTACCTGGGCGCGCGCGGCATCAAGTTCCACATCTGGCCAGGTTCCTCGCTGATCAAGAAACCGGGCAAGTGGGTGATGGCGGCCGAACTGGTCGAAACCACGCGCCTGTACGCGCGCACGATCGCCAACATCCAGCCGGAGTGGGTCGAGCGCGTCGGCGCGCACTTGCTGAAAAAATCGTGGGGCGAGCCGCGCTGGGAAAAGCGCGCCGCGCAGGTGACCGCATCCGAACGCGCGACCTTGTACGGGCTGGTGGTGTACAGCCAGCGCCGGATCAACTACGGCCAGTTCAATCCGCAGGAAGCGCGTTCGATCTTCATCCAGGACGCGCTGGTCGGCGGCGACTACGACACGCGCGCGCCGTTCTTCGCCCACAACCACAAGCTGGTCAAGGAGATCGAGAACCTCGAGCACAAGTCGCGCCGGCTCGACGTGCTGGTGGACGATCACCTGATCGCCGCCTTCTACGACAAGCTGATCCCGGCCGACGTGGTCAACGGCGCCGGCTTCGAGAAGTGGCACAAGGATGCCACGCGAGATAATCCGAAGCTGCTGTTCCTGAACCGCGAAGAGCTGATGCGGCACGAGGCGGCCGGCGTCACCACGGAACTGTTCCCGAAGACGCTGACCGTCACCGGCATCGAGATGGCGCTGACCTACCACTTCGAGCCTGGCAGCGTGCGCGACGGCGTGACGATGTCGGTGCCGCTGTTTGCGCTGAACCAGCTGCCGCGCGAGCGCGTCGAGTGGCTGGTGCCGGGCATGCTGAAGGAGAAGGTGCACCTGCTGCTCAAGTCCCTGCCGCAGAAGCTGCGCCGCCATTGCGTGCCGCTGCCCGATTACGCGGCGCGTTTTTGCGAACGGATTCAGGACGCCGGCAAGTTCGGCCGCGGTGATCTGATCGACGCGATCATCGCCGACATCCGCGCCCAGACCAGCATCGCGGTGATGACCACCGACTTCAAGGTCGAAACGCTGCCGGCGCACCACTTCATGAACTTCAAGGTGATCGACGAGCACGGGCGCCAGCTCGACATGGGGCGCAACCTGGCCACCCTGCAGGCCGAATTCGGCGGGCAGGCGCGCCAGAGCTTCCAGAAGCTGGCCGAAGCGACCGCGGTGGCGGCGCCGGCGGCTCCCGTTAAAGGCAAGGCGGCGGCGCCGGCCGCGGAGGCGCCGAAGGCGACGGGCGCCCACACCAACATCACCTCGTGGACCTTCGGCGAGCTACCGGAGTTGCTCGAGATCGTGCAGGGCAAGCTGACCCTGATCGGCTTCCCGGCGCTGGTGGACAAGGGCACGCACTGCGACCTCGAAGTGTTCGACGATCCGACGGTGGCCGCGCGCACGCACAGGATCGGCCTGCGCCGCCTGTTTGCGCTGCAGTTCAAGGAGCAGCTCAAGTTCATCGAAAAGAACATCCCGGGCATGCAGCAAATGGGGATGCAGTTCATGGCGATGGGATCGCAGGAAGAGCTGCGCGACCAGATCATCGCGAAGGCGATTGACATCGCCTGCCTGCAGGATCCCCTGCCGACCGACGCGGCCTCGTTCAACAAGCGCAGGGACGAGGGCAAGTCGCGGCTTGGCTTGCTGGTCAACGAGATTGCGCGGCTGGTGTCGTTGGTGCTGACCGAGTTCCACGGGCTGCCCAAGAAGCTGCAGGGCGTGCAGGCGCAGGCGGCGGCCGACATGCAGGAGCAGTTACGCGGCCTGGTGCACAAGCGCTTCGTCACCGACACCGAGTACGCGCAGCTGTCGCACTTCCCGCGCTACCTGAAGGCGATCAATGTGCGGATCGAGAAGCTGCGCGGCGATCCGGCGCGCGATGCGAAGCTGATGGCGGAATGGAACGGGGCGGCGAGCCAGTTCCTGCGGATTTCGAAGACGCAGGCGGGCAAAAATACCGACCCGCGCATGACCGATTTCCGCTGGATGCTGGAAGAGTTGCGGGTGTCGCTGTTTGCGCAGGAGCTGCGTACGCCGATGCCGGTGTCGGCCAAGCGGCTGCAGAAGGTGTGGGAGTCGATGCAGCGCTAG